The Leptolyngbyaceae cyanobacterium genome contains a region encoding:
- a CDS encoding PAS domain S-box protein, with translation MMNANILVIDDTSDNLLLLGKVLTEQGYQVRRIREGNFALKIAKEEPPDLILLDIIMPSLNGYDICYQLKKDERTRHIPVIFLTVKGELIDKVKGFSIGAVDYITKPFEIEEVIARVNNQLKIASLQKQLTNQNARLRQEIKEKQRIEIQLTNSEKLNRSILNSAPVGICLTDADGKFLAVNPAYCKLYGFEENELIGQDFTIHFHHLAKQEKALLMKQYKQFINGNEEYAKGEFTACKKNGSQLFVDITRGVFQQDDKSFYVVTTVKDITSRKLTELALERELHRSKLLQQITEQIRSQWDTEQIFASAARQIGMAFNVSRCHILLYKPQPVAELLVLGDYVIPGYISLKNSAVPITNNPHAQQVLLQDKAIVSNNVYTNPLLKNARSICRDGQVKSLLAIRTSYQGEANGAIGLDQCDRYREWTPEEIELLEAIAIQLGIAIAQAQLLEQEKQARLELSRQNQALSLIVQGTAAQVGNNFFHSCTRYLAEVMQVQYALIAKLVDSNSTKSRTLAFWTGEIWVNNFEYDLRETPCEDIANGKKCFYSHNVQTLFPNDPYLIELNAESYLGIPLANSNGNVLGLLVLIDTKPIVLDSTKELILQIFAARASAELEQQNIKEALQESEHTLRAIFNCSFQFMAILQPNGILIGANQTALDFAGVEEKDIIGLPFWETPWWSLSQESRKQLKQAIKKAASGKLVRYEVDVVGAKDRVITIDFSIKPIYDQSGNLILLIPEGRDISDRKNSEKLLQQQSAAMAAATDGIAILDRQGKFIYLNDAYIKAFGYSNTAQLLGKNWQILYDEAELNRFDEEIIPILLKEGCIRIETKGIKRDGSTFPHEVTVTLLDTGERICIVRDIGERKRTEEALKESAEREKALAAAVQRIRQSLDLETIFSATTEELRQVIDCDRVVIYRFNPDWTGQFVAESIAVQSNSFSVMEDENKTLQIAVEKNLSDQCRLQVLLNSPNIWQDTYLKDNPNTNHQMLSNYLVVEDIYKANFSLCYLERLEQFKIRSYIIVPIFCGSQIWGLLAVYQHFNSRQWKEAEINIVSQIGNQLGVALQQSELLAQTKMQSEALQKAVLAADAANRAKSEFLASMSHELRTPLNAILGFTQVISFDNYLSQKHQENLDTINRAGEHLLTLINDILEMSKIEAGRTTLNQSSFRIIELLKSLEKMLELKAASKGLILLFKYSSGLPEFIYTDAGKLRQVLLNLLGNAIKFTEKGSVILRVKSQILKKYSSLTTHQHYRIMFEIEDTGTGIAPEEIRLLFEPFGQTETGKKSQQGTGLGLPISRKYVQMMGGDIKVNSTLNVGSLFTFDILASVPENVEEQLSIEEDKKIIGLASNQQKYRILIVEDTPDSQILMSKLLKPIGFEVKEASNGLEGLKLWEKWQPHLIFMDMRMPIMDGYEATKQIRAKESQRNLKKAKKSSKTNKTVIIALTASAFEEQRQMIFSVGCNDLIRKPFSVKLLLERISQYLGVQYLYEQNQEIVNSPEKIENINRLHLRNYLLQMPPEWIDQLYDAATECSDNMILELVEKIKSKNEVLSTTLANLAKNFLFETIIEIIEELNND, from the coding sequence ATGATGAACGCTAATATTTTAGTAATTGACGATACATCAGACAATTTATTATTGTTGGGTAAAGTTTTGACCGAACAAGGTTATCAGGTGCGACGAATCAGAGAAGGAAATTTCGCTTTAAAAATCGCTAAAGAAGAACCTCCTGATTTAATTTTACTGGATATTATCATGCCTTCTCTTAATGGTTATGATATATGTTATCAGTTAAAAAAAGATGAACGGACGCGCCACATACCAGTAATTTTTTTAACTGTTAAAGGTGAGTTAATAGACAAAGTTAAAGGGTTTTCAATCGGAGCAGTAGATTATATAACGAAACCTTTTGAAATTGAAGAAGTTATCGCACGAGTAAACAATCAATTAAAGATTGCAAGTTTGCAAAAGCAATTAACGAACCAAAATGCTCGTCTTCGCCAAGAAATCAAAGAAAAACAACGGATCGAAATCCAATTAACCAATAGTGAGAAACTTAATCGCTCGATTTTAAATTCTGCTCCAGTGGGAATTTGTTTAACCGATGCAGATGGTAAATTTTTAGCAGTGAATCCTGCTTATTGCAAATTGTACGGATTTGAAGAAAATGAATTAATAGGTCAAGATTTTACTATTCATTTTCATCATTTAGCAAAGCAAGAAAAAGCTTTATTGATGAAACAATATAAGCAATTCATTAACGGTAATGAAGAGTATGCAAAAGGAGAGTTTACGGCTTGTAAAAAAAATGGTTCGCAGTTGTTCGTCGATATAACGCGAGGAGTATTTCAGCAGGATGATAAGAGCTTTTATGTGGTGACGACGGTTAAAGATATTACCTCTCGTAAATTAACCGAGCTAGCTTTAGAAAGAGAATTACATCGCAGCAAACTACTACAGCAAATCACCGAACAGATTCGTTCTCAGTGGGATACAGAGCAAATTTTTGCATCTGCTGCCAGACAAATAGGCATGGCTTTTAACGTAAGTCGCTGTCATATTTTACTTTATAAACCCCAACCAGTAGCCGAGTTATTAGTTTTGGGTGATTATGTAATACCGGGATATATTTCTCTAAAAAATTCAGCAGTTCCTATTACAAACAATCCTCACGCACAACAAGTTTTATTACAGGATAAAGCAATTGTTTCCAACAATGTTTATACCAATCCTTTACTGAAAAATGCTCGATCGATTTGCCGAGATGGTCAAGTTAAATCATTGTTAGCAATACGTACTTCGTATCAAGGAGAAGCAAATGGGGCTATCGGCTTAGATCAGTGCGATCGCTATCGAGAATGGACGCCAGAAGAAATCGAATTACTAGAAGCAATTGCCATTCAGTTAGGAATTGCGATCGCGCAAGCTCAATTACTCGAACAAGAAAAACAAGCACGTCTCGAGCTCTCACGACAAAATCAAGCTCTCAGTTTAATAGTACAGGGAACAGCAGCGCAGGTTGGCAATAATTTTTTTCATTCTTGCACTCGCTATCTAGCGGAAGTCATGCAAGTACAGTATGCGTTGATAGCCAAATTAGTTGATTCAAATAGTACTAAAAGCCGAACATTAGCATTTTGGACGGGCGAAATTTGGGTAAATAATTTTGAATATGATTTAAGGGAAACGCCTTGCGAAGATATAGCAAATGGAAAAAAGTGCTTCTATTCTCATAACGTCCAAACTTTATTTCCCAACGATCCCTACTTAATTGAATTAAATGCTGAAAGTTATCTGGGAATACCCCTGGCTAATTCCAATGGAAATGTGTTAGGTTTATTAGTTCTTATAGATACCAAACCAATTGTTTTGGATTCCACAAAAGAACTAATTTTACAAATTTTTGCAGCGCGTGCTAGTGCAGAATTAGAGCAACAAAATATTAAAGAAGCACTACAAGAAAGCGAACATACATTGCGAGCTATTTTTAATTGTAGTTTTCAATTCATGGCAATTTTGCAACCAAACGGGATTTTAATAGGAGCAAATCAAACTGCTTTAGATTTTGCTGGAGTTGAAGAAAAAGATATTATCGGGCTACCTTTTTGGGAAACACCTTGGTGGAGCCTTTCTCAAGAAAGTCGCAAGCAATTAAAACAGGCTATTAAAAAAGCTGCTTCTGGGAAATTAGTTCGTTATGAAGTGGATGTAGTTGGTGCAAAAGATCGGGTGATAACGATCGACTTTTCTATTAAACCGATCTACGATCAGAGCGGAAATTTAATATTGTTAATTCCGGAAGGCCGAGATATTAGCGATCGCAAAAATAGCGAAAAACTATTACAACAGCAAAGTGCGGCAATGGCCGCCGCGACAGATGGTATTGCTATCCTCGATCGTCAAGGAAAATTTATTTATTTAAACGATGCTTACATTAAAGCATTTGGCTATAGTAATACTGCTCAATTACTCGGTAAAAATTGGCAAATCCTTTATGACGAAGCAGAATTAAATCGATTTGACGAAGAAATAATACCTATTTTACTGAAAGAAGGTTGTATCCGCATAGAAACCAAAGGTATAAAGCGAGATGGCTCGACATTTCCCCATGAAGTAACGGTAACTTTGTTAGACACTGGAGAGAGAATTTGTATCGTTCGCGATATCGGGGAAAGGAAAAGAACTGAAGAAGCGTTAAAGGAGAGCGCAGAAAGAGAAAAAGCTTTAGCTGCTGCCGTTCAAAGAATTCGTCAATCTTTAGACTTAGAAACGATTTTTTCTGCTACCACTGAAGAACTGCGGCAAGTGATCGATTGCGATCGAGTTGTCATTTATCGTTTTAATCCTGATTGGACTGGTCAATTCGTTGCCGAATCAATCGCCGTTCAAAGTAACAGCTTTTCTGTCATGGAAGACGAAAACAAAACACTCCAGATCGCTGTTGAAAAAAACTTATCAGACCAGTGCCGTCTTCAGGTATTGCTCAATTCACCAAATATATGGCAGGACACTTATTTAAAAGACAATCCCAATACTAACCATCAAATGCTCAGTAATTATTTAGTAGTTGAAGACATCTATAAAGCGAACTTCAGTCTATGTTACTTAGAGCGCTTAGAACAATTCAAAATTAGGTCTTACATTATTGTACCGATTTTTTGCGGTTCTCAAATTTGGGGTTTACTCGCAGTTTATCAACACTTTAATTCTCGGCAATGGAAAGAAGCTGAAATAAATATTGTCAGCCAAATTGGTAATCAATTAGGGGTGGCTTTGCAACAATCTGAATTGTTAGCACAAACTAAAATGCAATCAGAAGCACTGCAAAAAGCCGTGCTTGCCGCTGATGCTGCTAATCGCGCTAAAAGTGAATTCTTAGCATCGATGAGCCATGAATTGAGAACCCCACTCAATGCTATTTTGGGTTTTACTCAAGTAATTAGCTTTGATAATTACTTATCACAAAAACATCAAGAGAATTTAGATACCATCAATAGAGCAGGTGAACATCTGCTTACCTTGATTAATGATATCTTAGAAATGTCCAAAATCGAGGCAGGTAGAACCACACTAAATCAAAGCAGTTTCCGTATTATTGAATTACTAAAAAGTTTAGAAAAAATGTTGGAATTAAAAGCTGCTTCTAAAGGTTTGATTTTACTATTTAAATACTCTTCTGGCTTGCCAGAATTTATTTATACTGATGCTGGCAAATTACGCCAAGTACTGCTAAATCTATTAGGTAATGCTATTAAATTCACTGAAAAAGGTAGCGTGATTTTACGAGTAAAGTCTCAAATATTAAAAAAATATTCTTCATTAACTACTCATCAGCATTACAGAATTATGTTTGAAATAGAAGATACGGGAACTGGTATTGCGCCAGAAGAAATTCGGCTTCTATTTGAACCTTTCGGACAAACAGAAACCGGGAAAAAATCTCAGCAAGGTACTGGTTTGGGTTTACCTATTAGTCGAAAGTACGTCCAAATGATGGGAGGAGATATTAAAGTTAACAGCACTCTCAATGTTGGCAGTTTATTTACCTTTGATATATTGGCAAGCGTACCTGAAAATGTTGAAGAGCAGTTATCTATAGAAGAGGACAAAAAAATTATTGGTTTAGCATCTAATCAACAAAAATATCGTATTTTAATAGTTGAAGACACGCCTGACAGTCAGATTTTAATGTCCAAACTTTTAAAACCAATAGGATTTGAAGTTAAAGAAGCTAGTAACGGGCTAGAAGGATTAAAGCTTTGGGAAAAGTGGCAGCCTCATTTAATATTTATGGATATGCGAATGCCTATAATGGATGGCTATGAAGCTACTAAGCAAATTCGAGCTAAAGAATCCCAAAGGAATCTGAAAAAAGCAAAAAAATCTTCTAAAACGAATAAAACAGTAATTATTGCTTTAACTGCCAGCGCTTTTGAAGAACAGCGTCAGATGATTTTTTCAGTTGGTTGCAATGATTTAATTCGTAAGCCTTTTTCAGTAAAATTATTGTTGGAAAGAATTAGCCAATATTTAGGAGTACAATACCTTTACGAACAAAATCAAGAAATAGTAAATAGCCCCGAAAAAATCGAAAATATTAATCGTTTACATTTGCGTAACTATTTATTGCAAATGCCTCCAGAATGGATAGACCAACTATATGATGCTGCTACAGAGTGTAGCGATAATATGATTTTAGAGCTAGTAGAAAAAATTAAATCAAAAAATGAAGTATTAAGCACTACTTTAGCTAATTTAGCCAAAAACTTTTTATTTGAGACAATCATCGAGATAATTGAAGAGCTTAATAATGATTAA